Below is a genomic region from Treponema sp. OMZ 798.
AGTCAGGGCTTCAGCCTGTGCTTCTTTAAAATCTTGATTTGAATTAAATTTTAGCCCGGCATAAAAACCGGCACTTGCAAAAATAAATGCTGCAATTAGCGAAAATACGAGGGTTTGTCTTCTGCTGTAGAGCTTCATAATCGGTAAGCCTCCTATGGTATAGTCTATTAAAAATACGCCCTATTTGTCAAGCATGGATTGAAAATTCTTATTCTTTTTGTTATACTCCTTGATATGTCTGTAGTTTCTCTTGTATTCCAAATGCTTGGAAGTTTAGGTTTAATTTTATACGGAATGAAGATGATGAGCGACGGTATCCAAAAAAGTGCCGGAGAGAGTTTGCACCGTACGCTCAATTTTATGACCGGAAACAGGTTTTTAGCCGTTTTGACAGGTATAGTTGTTACCGGCATTGTTCAATCCTCGGGTGCTACCACAGTTATGACTGTTTCCTTTGTCAATGCAGGAATGCTGAGTCTTCAACAGGCTATAGGCGTTATCTTCGGTGCAAACATAGGTACTACCGTTACTGCATGGATAGTTTCGCTCATCGGTTTTAAGTTTTCGATAGCGAGTATTGCAATTCCCGCCTTCGGAATAGGCTATTTTTTGACATTTTTTAAAAAGCTAAAAAAAGACAATCTGGGCGAGGCCGTTATGGGCTTCGGCCTCCTTTTTACAGGTTTGGATTTTTTGGCTTCTGCCGTTCCGAATATTTCAGGCGAGCAGATAGCTCTTTTTTCGATTTTTAAGCAGACAGGAATTCAAAGTATCATAATCGGAGTTATCCTAGGTTTGCTGCTTACCGTTTTTCTTCACTCATCGAGTGCCACAACTGCCGTTCTTTTGACGATGGCTCATACAGGTGTTGTCGGCTGGGAATTTTCTGCGGCTGTAGTTTTGGGAAGTAATGTAGGCTCTACCGTAGATGCCGTCTTGGCTTCGATAGGAACAAAACTAAATGCGCGGCGGGCCGCGGCTGTTCACGTTTTATTCAATGTTGCCGGCAGTATCTTTGCCCTTATTCTTTTTACTCCCTTTTTGGCCCTTGTAGAACTTCTCTTTCCGGGAAGCAGCCTTACAACAAAGATTGCTGTTTTCCATACTCTTTTTAACGTAATAAATACTCTTGTCGCCTTGCCCTTTGTAAATCAAATTGCAAATTTTGTGTGCTGGCTTATTAAACCGAGGGAAGATGAGGAGCCTGCCCGCTATGTTCTCCACTTTCAGGCTCCAAGTATGAAAGAAAATACCGAGGCCTATGTACTTCGAGCCGAGGTTGAAATTCTTAAGATGTCCAATATAGTTAGAGAAATGTTCAGCCTCTTGCGTTCTATTTTAAGTAAGGAAGAAGATGTTTCAAGAGAGTTTGTTATAAGACAGTTAACCGAAAAGGAAGATTATACCGATCAGATGCAGGAAGAGCTTTCATTGTATCTTATTAAAACTTCTCAGCTTTCTTTGTCCGAAAAAAACAGGAAGAACGTGCGCCTTATGCTGGGCATTGTAGACGACATAGAAAATATGACCGATCAGATTTTTGAGCTGGGGCTTTTTATCAACCGAAGTATAGAATTAAAGATGCCTATAAGTCAGGACGATATGGATAAACTTTTACCTTATATGGGAATTGTAAATCAGTTTATTCACTTTGTTCATGAACACTTAAATAAGCCCCTTGCTGCAGAACAGCTGGCCATGGCTCACGAAATGGAAGAATCGATTGATGCCATGAGGCAAAACTTAAAACACCTTGCCCGTACCCGCTTGGAAAAGGGTGCAAACGTAAAGGCCGAGCTTTTGTATATCGATATGGTACGCAACCTGGAAAAAATCGGAGACTACGCCTTTAGTATTTCGCGAGCCCTTGCCGAAACCGAGTAGGCCTTTAAACCGAGCCGAGCTTTTATATAGAGGGCTTGCTTACAATACGATTCTGTCGTTTTCCTGTCTTTTTAACTTGCCGTCTTTTTCGAGAAGGTTAAGAATCGGGAGAATGTATTTGCGTGAAAGTCCTGTAACATCCCGTGCATCGGCTATCGAAAATTTATCTCCCGGCTTGTATTTTGCAAATAGAGAGTTTACTGTCTTTTTGTAAAAGTCCGTATGGTAGTGTAAAAAGTTTTCAAGGCAGATGAGCTTACCCAGCTTTATAAGATCGCGGGCTTCTTTTCTGGCTTGAGGAATTTTTATCTTGTCTATTTCGATGCCCTCAAAGCCTGCCTTAAAGGCTGCATCCAAAAGATCTTTTGCATTTTTTGAAAGGTCATCACCGGTTCTTCCGCTTAATTTATAGATGTGGGCTTCTTTTTCTATCTTCTTTTCATCGCAAAGTTTTTTAAAGACGATTGTTTTTACCTTTTGAGGAATGGGTAAATCTACTTCTTCTAGGGTAAAGCCAGCCTGACTTTCCTGAGCAGTTTTTAAAATTTTCTTTTCCCAAAACTCAAGCCGTTTTTTTAAAAAACGCCAAGAGCCGTATTCTGCGACCTCGCTCTTATCCGAGGTAAGCTCCTCGGTTTTGATCTTAGGATCTTCAACAAAGCCCTCGATGTTAAATTGATAGCTGTGTATCGAAGGAAGCTCCTTATCCCTGTAAACCTCAAAGGCTTCTTTAAACTGCATTCTTTTATAGGACGGAAAACTTGCGAGCACCCTGGCCGAGGCTATAATTTCGCTTCCGCCGTGCCTGATTAAAACCGCCCTTTGATTCCAAGCCGAGGCTATGGGTTCATTCAAAGAAAGGCGGCCCAAGCTCTTGTCGAATTGGTTTAAGTGAATGCTGCCTATTGCATGGGCGCTTCCGAGGGCTATTTCGATTTCGGCGTGATTTTTTAAGCCTCCCTCCTTGTTTGTAAAGACCTCATCAATGCGCACCAAAAGTTCCTTTCCGCTTAAAATAAAGTTTGAATCTTTTTGGGCTAAGAGCATTCCTCTTTCAAGATTTGTTTTTTCGCCCAGCTTTAAGTTGAGGGCCGTCCTCGTTCCGGGCTCTATTTTTTCTACATCCTTATGATGGTTTTGAATCGATTTAATTCTGCACTCTTCGTTTGAGGGATAGATTTGTAAATTGTCTCCGGTATGCAATCCCTTTCCTCTCAATGTTCCCGTAACTGTGGTTCCAATACCTTTGAGGACGAAGACCCTGTCAACATATAAAAAGGGAGTAGGGGGACTTTGCTTTTTTGATGAAGAAAGAAGTTTTGTAATTTCGGCCTTGAGTTCCTCGATTCCGCTTCCTGTAAGGGAAGATACGGCAACGGCAGGAAGTTTCCTTCCGATTATTTTTTCGCATTGGGCATTGGCATCCTCGATAAGAAGCTCAAGCATGTCCTTTTCGGCAAGGTCCGATTTTGTGATTACAAGAAGGATGGAATCTATCTTCATGGCCTTTAGTACACGCAAATGATCGGAGGACATCTGCATCCAGCCGTCATCTGCGGCCACTATTAAAAGAGCCGCATCCAGGCCCCAGGTACCTGCAACCATGTTGCGGATAAAGCGCTCATGGCCGGGAACATCGACTATGCCTACAGTGCCGTGAACGGGATCTTCAAGCGAAGCAAAGCCTAGCTCTATTGTCATCCCCCGCTTTTTTTCTTCAGGTAAGTGACTCGTTTCAATACCTGTAAGCCTTTTTACCAAGGCTGTCTTTCCATGATCCACATGTCCCGCTGTTCCCAAAATATACGGCATTCTTCCCTCCAACTCAATAAAACGAAAAAGTTTTTTATCCTGAGCATTTTAGCATAACTAGGTGATTAGGGGAAGGGGGAGATAAATTTGAAAATTTTGGGATAAAGTGTCATTAAAGCAAAATTACAGATTGTGGTGTAACCAAAGAAAAAGTTTATTTAACCGCAAGGGGCGCAAAGACCGCAAAGATTTTGATTGTGGTTTTTATATCTATAAATCAATCAAATTAAATTTTCTTTATTATACGAATACTTGACAATGCGTATATAAAATGCGTATAATAGCTTATGACAGCAAAAGAAATACTTAGACTGCTTCAACAAAACGGTTGGTATATATGTGAAACAAAAGGTTCTCATTATCAGTTAAAACATGATGAAAAAAGCGGCAAAATAACTATTCCCTTTCATAAGGGAGATTTAAAAGCCGGAACATTAAACAGTATATTAAAACAAGCAGGGTTAAAGGAGATATTAAATTGAGAAAACTTACATATCTGGCAGTTTTTGAACCGGCAGAAAACGGAGCTTATAGTGTATATTTTCCTAGCCTTTTAGGCTGTGTAAGCTGCGGTCAAGATTTTTATGATGCACAAGCTATGGCAAAAGAAGCTTTAGAGCTTCATGTCTACGGAATAGAAAAAGATGGGAGTACATTGCCCCGTGAAGATTTTACACTCCTACAAACAAATCAAGGCGATATAGTTTGTCCTATTACTATCTATCCTGACTTTATAAAAGCTGAGATGGACAACAGGAGAGTTCGTACAAATTGTACTATACCATATAGCCTAAAATGTAAAGCTGAACTTAAAGGTATAAATTTTTCTCAAGCATTGGAAACTGCGTTGACCGAATTGTGTAATTAGTCGAACAAAAATTTTATTTAACCGCAGAATTCTTGCAACGCCTTGCTTTTTTGTAAAAAATCGCTTATAATCGGCTTCCAATGAATCTTGAAGCTTTTATTTTAGGCTGCGGCGGGATGATGCCGCTTCCATATAGACATTTAACATCGGTTTTGCTTCGCCGTGAGGGCGATTTATTTTTATTCGATTGCGGGGAGGGAACACAGGTTGCCTTACGCCGCCTTAACTTGCGCTGGAAAAGAATCAATGCGATTTTTATAAGCCATACCCATGCCGATCATATAACCGGTCTTCCGGGGCTTCTCATGCTTTCGTCTCAGGTTGACAGGGAAGAACCTCTTTACATAATAGGCCCTCCCAAGGTTGCCGAATATGTGGAAACCAGCCGGAAAGTTTTGGATATGTATATCAATTACGATATTATCGTAAAGGAAATAAGAGAGCCGGGGATTGTTTATTCTGCCGATGAATTTCAAGTCCGTTCCTTTTGGCTGGATCATACAAAGCCCTGCATGGGATACACATTTGAAGAGTTTGAGCGGCCCGGTGAATTTAATCCCGAAGCTGCAAAGGCCTTAAACGTTCCTTGCGGGCCTCTTTGGTCCAAGCTTCAAGGCGGAAATGAGGTAGTCTCTGCCGACGGAAAAACTGTTCTTCCCGAAGATGTTATGGGCCCTAAAAGAAAGGGCAGAAAATTCAGCTTTGTAACCGATACAAGATATCTGCCCTCGATTGCTGTTGAGGTAAAGCACTCCGACTTTTTTGTATGTGAGGGCATGTTTGAAAAAGGCATGGAAAAAGATGCTGCCGAAAAAAAACACATGACCTGTACTCAGGCAGCCCAAATCGCTAAGGATGCCGAGGTTAAAAAGATGGCCCTAATCCACTACAGCCCGCGTTACAC
It encodes:
- a CDS encoding Na/Pi cotransporter family protein; this encodes MSVVSLVFQMLGSLGLILYGMKMMSDGIQKSAGESLHRTLNFMTGNRFLAVLTGIVVTGIVQSSGATTVMTVSFVNAGMLSLQQAIGVIFGANIGTTVTAWIVSLIGFKFSIASIAIPAFGIGYFLTFFKKLKKDNLGEAVMGFGLLFTGLDFLASAVPNISGEQIALFSIFKQTGIQSIIIGVILGLLLTVFLHSSSATTAVLLTMAHTGVVGWEFSAAVVLGSNVGSTVDAVLASIGTKLNARRAAAVHVLFNVAGSIFALILFTPFLALVELLFPGSSLTTKIAVFHTLFNVINTLVALPFVNQIANFVCWLIKPREDEEPARYVLHFQAPSMKENTEAYVLRAEVEILKMSNIVREMFSLLRSILSKEEDVSREFVIRQLTEKEDYTDQMQEELSLYLIKTSQLSLSEKNRKNVRLMLGIVDDIENMTDQIFELGLFINRSIELKMPISQDDMDKLLPYMGIVNQFIHFVHEHLNKPLAAEQLAMAHEMEESIDAMRQNLKHLARTRLEKGANVKAELLYIDMVRNLEKIGDYAFSISRALAETE
- the selB gene encoding selenocysteine-specific translation elongation factor — encoded protein: MPYILGTAGHVDHGKTALVKRLTGIETSHLPEEKKRGMTIELGFASLEDPVHGTVGIVDVPGHERFIRNMVAGTWGLDAALLIVAADDGWMQMSSDHLRVLKAMKIDSILLVITKSDLAEKDMLELLIEDANAQCEKIIGRKLPAVAVSSLTGSGIEELKAEITKLLSSSKKQSPPTPFLYVDRVFVLKGIGTTVTGTLRGKGLHTGDNLQIYPSNEECRIKSIQNHHKDVEKIEPGTRTALNLKLGEKTNLERGMLLAQKDSNFILSGKELLVRIDEVFTNKEGGLKNHAEIEIALGSAHAIGSIHLNQFDKSLGRLSLNEPIASAWNQRAVLIRHGGSEIIASARVLASFPSYKRMQFKEAFEVYRDKELPSIHSYQFNIEGFVEDPKIKTEELTSDKSEVAEYGSWRFLKKRLEFWEKKILKTAQESQAGFTLEEVDLPIPQKVKTIVFKKLCDEKKIEKEAHIYKLSGRTGDDLSKNAKDLLDAAFKAGFEGIEIDKIKIPQARKEARDLIKLGKLICLENFLHYHTDFYKKTVNSLFAKYKPGDKFSIADARDVTGLSRKYILPILNLLEKDGKLKRQENDRIVL
- a CDS encoding type II toxin-antitoxin system HicA family toxin, whose product is MTAKEILRLLQQNGWYICETKGSHYQLKHDEKSGKITIPFHKGDLKAGTLNSILKQAGLKEILN
- a CDS encoding type II toxin-antitoxin system HicB family antitoxin yields the protein MRKLTYLAVFEPAENGAYSVYFPSLLGCVSCGQDFYDAQAMAKEALELHVYGIEKDGSTLPREDFTLLQTNQGDIVCPITIYPDFIKAEMDNRRVRTNCTIPYSLKCKAELKGINFSQALETALTELCN
- a CDS encoding ribonuclease Z; the protein is MNLEAFILGCGGMMPLPYRHLTSVLLRREGDLFLFDCGEGTQVALRRLNLRWKRINAIFISHTHADHITGLPGLLMLSSQVDREEPLYIIGPPKVAEYVETSRKVLDMYINYDIIVKEIREPGIVYSADEFQVRSFWLDHTKPCMGYTFEEFERPGEFNPEAAKALNVPCGPLWSKLQGGNEVVSADGKTVLPEDVMGPKRKGRKFSFVTDTRYLPSIAVEVKHSDFFVCEGMFEKGMEKDAAEKKHMTCTQAAQIAKDAEVKKMALIHYSPRYTDNELKVLLDHAREVFPETILSKDRMNIQLEYED